A window of the Mucilaginibacter sp. cycad4 genome harbors these coding sequences:
- a CDS encoding glycosyl hydrolase family 28 protein, with protein sequence MTGQDDKAISRRNWLGAMGKVSLGTGLIAAASNTFGFEHPARAKATGNDIGARVYNIRDFGAKGDGKSLDTAAVQAAIDTCNKEQGGTVLVPAGVFVIGTVELKSNVTLHIAAQGKLLGTADGRQYHACDTIPLDIGWTMNDGNVGLIFAVNADNITIEGNGIIDGQGAQFRSDTKGVLPPAGITGNHRPYHLLFYQCKNLTVRNISLINSAYHSVRVCLCSYVKMEGLFIRGKVVHNNDGFHFIGSTYVHVTNCDVQCQDDACALFGSCKFVTVSDCSFSTRWSVFRFGGGEAENITVSNCLIYETYGCPIKMRCSPGSRFENISFSNLVMKDVTGPISIGLGTQKSSVNKTTDTPGIIRNISFNNIQATVVKPVPLRDSEFASKYNPGEIFSCVTLNAMGDVFLENISFDNVHVTFPGGGTTEQAAVRDVPKVAGEYYEIGVPPAYGMYARNVRGLSLHNVRFAMASPDLRPALILDNVEDVTVNGLSAQGQKSAESLLRFINTRDVLVSAMRVLTQVTNLLQAEGKECANIKIEGGDLSKADKALVLTSGVSAQAVRVRE encoded by the coding sequence ATGACAGGGCAAGATGATAAAGCAATATCCCGCCGTAACTGGCTGGGTGCAATGGGTAAAGTTTCATTAGGTACAGGCTTAATAGCGGCTGCGTCAAATACTTTTGGCTTTGAACACCCCGCCCGGGCAAAAGCAACCGGTAATGATATAGGCGCCCGTGTTTATAATATCCGTGATTTCGGTGCAAAAGGCGACGGCAAATCGTTGGATACAGCGGCTGTACAGGCAGCAATTGATACCTGCAATAAAGAACAGGGAGGTACCGTGCTGGTACCTGCCGGGGTATTTGTTATTGGAACTGTTGAGTTAAAAAGTAACGTTACACTGCATATAGCCGCCCAGGGGAAATTGCTGGGGACAGCCGATGGCAGACAATATCATGCCTGTGACACTATCCCTCTTGACATTGGATGGACCATGAACGATGGAAATGTAGGGCTGATATTTGCCGTTAATGCCGATAATATTACCATTGAAGGTAACGGGATCATTGACGGGCAGGGTGCGCAATTCCGCAGCGATACTAAAGGCGTGTTACCGCCGGCCGGCATTACGGGTAATCACCGGCCTTACCATTTACTTTTTTACCAGTGTAAAAACCTTACAGTGCGTAATATTTCGCTCATCAACAGCGCATATCACTCGGTGCGGGTTTGTCTTTGCTCTTATGTAAAAATGGAGGGATTATTTATCCGGGGCAAAGTAGTGCACAATAATGATGGCTTTCATTTTATTGGTAGCACTTACGTACACGTAACCAACTGTGATGTGCAATGCCAGGATGATGCCTGTGCTTTATTCGGCAGCTGTAAATTCGTAACAGTTTCTGATTGCTCCTTCAGCACACGATGGTCGGTGTTTCGTTTTGGGGGCGGCGAAGCCGAAAATATTACCGTTTCCAATTGCCTCATTTATGAAACCTACGGTTGTCCTATAAAAATGCGCTGCTCTCCCGGTTCCCGGTTCGAGAACATCTCATTTTCAAACCTGGTGATGAAGGATGTAACCGGCCCTATCTCCATAGGCCTGGGTACCCAAAAGTCTTCAGTTAATAAAACAACCGATACCCCCGGAATTATACGCAATATTTCGTTTAATAATATCCAGGCTACCGTGGTAAAACCGGTACCGCTTCGCGATTCGGAATTTGCCAGTAAATACAATCCCGGCGAAATATTTTCCTGTGTTACATTGAATGCTATGGGTGACGTTTTTTTAGAGAATATTTCTTTTGATAATGTGCATGTCACTTTCCCCGGGGGCGGCACTACAGAGCAGGCCGCAGTAAGGGATGTCCCCAAAGTGGCGGGCGAATATTACGAGATCGGGGTTCCTCCGGCTTACGGCATGTATGCCCGGAATGTGCGTGGCTTATCGCTCCATAATGTAAGGTTTGCTATGGCAAGTCCGGATCTGCGTCCTGCCCTGATCCTGGATAATGTAGAAGACGTAACAGTAAATGGCTTAAGCGCTCAGGGACAAAAAAGTGCCGAATCACTGTTACGTTTCATTAACACCCGGGATGTTTTGGTAAGCGCCATGCGCGTATTAACACAGGTAACCAATTTGCTGCAGGCCGAAGGCAAAGAATGCGCCAATATTAAAATAGAAGGCGGGGACCTCTCTAAGGCCGACAAAGCATTGGTTTTAACATCCGGTGTATCTGCGCAGGCGGTAAGGGTGCGGGAATAG
- a CDS encoding polysaccharide lyase 6 family protein → MYKKHFQSYIKAGMTGLVVVLVTLLLSSSKTLLAGTVMVSSIADLQKAINQAKPGDVILLVNGVYTTTEDIIINEKGLPGKNITIAAQHPGAAEITGKGGFSLVGPAAYIVIRGFKFTHAASRAKTGAGTSFCRFTQNIFETPGDGEDLTIAGSDHEVDHNTFQNKNAMGRFIAVRGQDKQIAERLHIHHNYFNNQASQGGKNGAEALQFGLSGFSLSSSNSIVEYNLFEKCEGENELISVKASAVTLRYNTIRNCPAQFTLRHGNKSFVYGNYFFNTPGLRIFGDDHQIYSNYFENCSSAIVIGNGDGEVADGAQLTSHDRPDRVLIAFNTLVNNKENIIQTARKNGMGATSITVADNIIQGGGAAATISGPYPDPQWGGNILFNVKDAGDIPASGYTIVDPKLAKTSGSYHLQPGSPAIDHAVGSYPGVKFDMDGQSRAPRFDIGADELTNLPVKAYALNPADVGYNAK, encoded by the coding sequence ATGTATAAGAAACACTTTCAAAGTTATATAAAAGCGGGAATGACGGGATTAGTTGTAGTACTTGTTACCTTGCTATTATCGTCGTCAAAAACGCTTTTAGCGGGTACGGTTATGGTTTCGTCCATTGCCGATTTGCAAAAGGCCATCAACCAGGCCAAGCCGGGAGACGTTATATTATTGGTTAACGGCGTGTATACAACCACAGAAGATATCATTATTAACGAAAAAGGCCTGCCGGGGAAAAATATCACTATAGCTGCCCAACATCCGGGAGCTGCTGAAATTACCGGGAAAGGTGGTTTTAGTTTAGTGGGCCCGGCAGCATATATTGTTATCAGGGGATTTAAATTTACGCATGCAGCATCAAGGGCCAAAACAGGTGCAGGCACCAGCTTTTGCCGCTTCACTCAAAATATTTTTGAAACCCCGGGCGATGGAGAGGATCTTACCATTGCCGGCAGCGACCATGAAGTTGATCATAACACCTTTCAAAATAAGAATGCCATGGGCAGGTTTATCGCTGTCCGTGGCCAGGATAAGCAAATTGCCGAACGATTACACATCCACCATAATTATTTTAATAACCAGGCAAGCCAGGGTGGTAAAAACGGTGCCGAGGCGCTTCAATTTGGCTTAAGCGGGTTCAGCTTATCATCAAGCAACAGCATTGTTGAGTATAATTTGTTTGAAAAATGCGAGGGCGAAAATGAATTGATCTCGGTTAAAGCATCGGCAGTAACCCTCAGGTACAATACCATTCGTAACTGTCCGGCACAATTTACCCTGCGCCATGGTAATAAAAGCTTTGTTTATGGCAATTATTTCTTCAATACACCGGGTCTAAGAATTTTTGGCGACGACCATCAGATCTACAGCAACTATTTTGAAAATTGCAGTTCGGCCATTGTAATAGGTAATGGTGATGGCGAGGTGGCCGATGGTGCCCAACTAACTTCGCATGACAGGCCCGACCGCGTGCTGATTGCCTTTAATACACTGGTTAATAACAAAGAAAACATTATACAAACTGCCCGCAAAAATGGTATGGGCGCCACTTCAATTACAGTGGCCGATAATATCATTCAGGGCGGGGGAGCTGCTGCCACCATATCAGGGCCTTATCCAGATCCGCAATGGGGAGGCAATATTTTGTTTAATGTAAAGGATGCCGGCGATATACCAGCCAGTGGCTATACCATTGTTGATCCTAAGCTGGCTAAAACATCGGGTAGTTATCACCTTCAACCGGGCAGCCCTGCTATTGACCATGCTGTTGGTTCATATCCCGGTGTTAAGTTTGACATGGATGGCCAATCCCGAGCCCCACGGTTTGATATTGGTGCCGATGAGCTGACTAATTTGCCTGTTAAAGCATATGCGCTTAATCCTGCCGATGTTGGTTATAACGCTAAATAA
- a CDS encoding discoidin domain-containing protein — protein sequence MKKITALLLSFLATGIASVQKGKSEWVYRGNDGKLVYKTTPTGDRIMDFSHAGYMGGGAALPVVPVKRLVKPSDTGDDTRLIQNVIDEVAVMPLKNGFRGTVELAPGTFTCSGPLILSVSGIVLRGNGSGVGGTTIKMVGSPHTAIVIGRGNTIVALGKTEKADSSTVNNTKTLITDTYVPSGSRSFTVADASGFTVSDIININRPVTETWVHFMGMDNMYRDGKKQTWIKAGARGITKRKITTIVGNKLTLDLPLADSYDAKFLNPPGTVVVKVMPAPRVTQVGVENIHIQCPPLEIDYGHAPYAGVRVGGDDCWLNDVYCEETMNTTVLAGNRITMEKVVVKHTYANLGASKPTDFSLEGSQNLIDRCEITGGNMYFVWTSSLIPGPNVLLNCTFKGIGSRIQPHQRWSTGLLVDNCTVPDGGIDFMNRGIAGSGHGWTMGWAVAWNCIAKTYVIQNPPGAVNWAIGCIGKREQTARLFDSNPVLPDGNFDSHGSPVEIQSLYLAQLMERVGMQGIKNIGYPANSKKMFPNKQVKVLPVKTDHDKILGLNLAFGRPVNTSNVKGNTREFGGEKALDSNNNTYWCTADGVTNATLEIDMEGPVNMNTLQLTEALGRHVEEYKVEAQLDSDWKLLAHGTAIGKSLVVKFPETIAWKVRLTVLKAKMNVAISNVGLYLVKRGAADKI from the coding sequence ATGAAAAAAATTACGGCACTCTTATTAAGCTTTCTGGCAACCGGCATTGCATCTGTACAAAAAGGGAAAAGCGAATGGGTGTACCGGGGTAACGATGGCAAGCTGGTTTATAAAACCACACCAACCGGCGACAGGATCATGGATTTTTCACACGCTGGTTACATGGGTGGTGGCGCAGCATTGCCTGTTGTGCCGGTAAAGCGACTGGTAAAACCTTCTGACACGGGTGACGATACCCGGCTCATTCAAAACGTTATTGATGAGGTGGCAGTAATGCCCTTGAAAAACGGTTTCAGAGGAACGGTTGAACTTGCCCCCGGCACGTTCACCTGTTCGGGTCCACTTATACTGTCGGTAAGTGGTATCGTACTGCGGGGCAATGGCAGTGGGGTGGGAGGTACTACCATTAAAATGGTTGGCAGCCCGCATACGGCTATAGTAATTGGCCGGGGCAATACCATAGTAGCATTAGGAAAAACTGAAAAAGCGGATAGCAGTACGGTCAACAATACCAAAACATTAATCACCGATACTTATGTGCCGTCAGGCAGCAGATCTTTTACAGTAGCGGATGCATCCGGGTTTACGGTTAGCGATATTATTAATATCAACCGGCCCGTAACCGAAACCTGGGTGCATTTTATGGGGATGGACAATATGTATCGTGACGGAAAAAAACAAACCTGGATCAAAGCAGGGGCCCGTGGCATCACGAAGAGAAAGATCACCACAATTGTAGGTAATAAACTCACACTGGATCTTCCGCTGGCTGATTCTTATGATGCTAAATTTTTAAATCCGCCGGGCACAGTAGTTGTAAAAGTAATGCCTGCCCCGCGTGTTACACAGGTTGGTGTCGAAAATATCCACATTCAATGCCCGCCGCTTGAAATTGATTATGGGCACGCACCCTATGCAGGTGTACGCGTTGGAGGTGACGATTGCTGGCTTAATGACGTGTATTGCGAGGAAACAATGAATACCACCGTATTGGCAGGCAACCGGATCACCATGGAGAAAGTTGTGGTTAAACATACTTACGCCAATCTTGGCGCATCCAAACCAACAGATTTTAGCCTGGAAGGTAGTCAAAACCTCATTGACAGGTGCGAAATTACCGGGGGCAATATGTATTTCGTATGGACATCCTCATTAATTCCGGGTCCTAATGTTTTACTCAATTGTACTTTTAAAGGCATTGGCAGCCGCATTCAGCCGCATCAGCGCTGGTCTACCGGGTTACTGGTTGATAACTGTACAGTACCGGATGGCGGTATTGATTTCATGAACCGGGGTATTGCCGGTTCGGGTCACGGCTGGACAATGGGCTGGGCCGTAGCCTGGAATTGCATAGCCAAAACATATGTTATTCAAAATCCGCCGGGAGCAGTAAACTGGGCTATTGGCTGTATAGGCAAGCGGGAACAAACCGCACGTTTATTCGACAGCAACCCTGTTTTACCGGACGGGAACTTTGATTCACATGGTTCTCCGGTAGAGATCCAGAGTCTTTACCTGGCCCAACTGATGGAGCGGGTGGGTATGCAGGGGATAAAAAACATAGGTTACCCTGCTAACAGTAAGAAAATGTTTCCCAACAAACAAGTAAAAGTGTTGCCGGTAAAAACGGACCATGATAAAATACTGGGCTTAAACCTGGCTTTTGGCCGGCCGGTAAATACCAGTAACGTAAAAGGCAATACCCGCGAATTTGGCGGCGAGAAAGCTTTAGACAGTAACAACAATACTTACTGGTGTACTGCTGATGGCGTAACAAACGCAACCCTTGAAATTGACATGGAAGGGCCGGTAAACATGAATACCCTGCAATTGACCGAAGCCCTGGGGCGGCATGTAGAAGAGTATAAAGTTGAGGCACAATTGGATAGTGACTGGAAATTATTAGCTCACGGAACCGCCATAGGAAAAAGCCTGGTGGTGAAATTCCCGGAAACCATAGCCTGGAAGGTGAGACTAACCGTACTTAAGGCAAAAATGAATGTGGCAATAAGCAATGTTGGGCTGTACCTGGTAAAAAGGGGCGCAGCTGATAAGATATAA
- a CDS encoding alpha-L-fucosidase, translating to MKKVFVACWLFVFVAHHVFAQKELSRDERMKWWREARFGMFIHWGDYAGLAGMYKGYEIGHGGEWIMNRGKIPVAEYQEFAKKFNPVKYDPDAWVKLAKEAGMKYIVITAKHHDGFAMFKSNASKWNIADATPYGKDVLKPLATACKKYGIKLGFYYSQAQDWNNPGGAAARKVSSEGWPNPDSAKIDAYTKEHTGHWDPAQTSATMADYIDRVAVPQVKELLTNYGEVAVIWWDTPTNMTDEFAQKLHDLLKLQPNIISNDRLKRPNFAGDYKTPEQKIPNLSELDGKDWETCMTMNGTWGYKSYDHKWKTPETLIHNLIDIASKGGNYLLNVGPNAEGEFPQESISTLKKMGEWMKVNSEAIYATKASPLQPLSWGRCTLKPNGKNTTLYFSVFNWPADGKLLIPGLKNEVISAKMLAGNTGLKTAASGDGLVINVPDKATDNIATVIKVEVKGVMGGQEANPTDKMKTGALD from the coding sequence ATGAAAAAAGTTTTTGTAGCTTGTTGGCTATTCGTTTTTGTTGCACACCATGTTTTTGCTCAAAAAGAGCTATCCCGCGATGAACGCATGAAGTGGTGGCGCGAAGCCCGTTTCGGCATGTTTATACATTGGGGTGATTATGCAGGCCTGGCCGGTATGTATAAAGGATATGAGATAGGCCACGGCGGCGAGTGGATCATGAACAGGGGCAAGATCCCGGTGGCCGAGTACCAGGAGTTCGCCAAAAAATTTAATCCTGTAAAGTATGATCCCGACGCCTGGGTAAAACTGGCCAAAGAAGCCGGTATGAAATATATTGTGATAACGGCCAAACACCATGACGGTTTTGCCATGTTTAAATCAAATGCCAGTAAGTGGAACATAGCCGATGCCACACCTTACGGTAAGGATGTTTTAAAGCCATTGGCTACAGCATGCAAAAAGTACGGTATTAAACTTGGGTTTTATTATTCACAGGCGCAAGACTGGAACAATCCCGGTGGCGCGGCTGCGCGCAAAGTAAGCAGTGAGGGTTGGCCAAATCCCGATTCGGCCAAAATAGACGCTTATACCAAAGAGCATACCGGCCATTGGGACCCGGCACAAACTTCGGCTACAATGGCCGATTATATTGACCGTGTAGCTGTTCCGCAGGTAAAAGAGCTGTTAACCAATTATGGAGAGGTGGCCGTAATTTGGTGGGATACCCCAACTAATATGACCGATGAGTTTGCTCAAAAATTGCATGATCTGTTAAAACTACAACCCAACATTATCAGTAATGACCGGCTTAAGCGCCCTAACTTTGCCGGTGATTACAAAACCCCTGAACAAAAAATACCCAACCTGAGCGAACTTGATGGAAAAGATTGGGAAACCTGCATGACCATGAATGGTACCTGGGGCTATAAAAGCTACGACCATAAATGGAAAACCCCCGAAACATTAATTCACAACCTTATTGATATTGCATCAAAAGGAGGTAATTACCTGTTAAATGTCGGGCCCAATGCCGAAGGCGAATTTCCGCAGGAAAGTATAAGCACCTTAAAAAAAATGGGTGAGTGGATGAAGGTGAACAGCGAGGCGATATATGCTACCAAGGCAAGCCCGCTTCAGCCTCTGAGCTGGGGCCGTTGTACGCTTAAACCAAACGGTAAAAATACCACTCTTTACTTTTCGGTATTTAACTGGCCTGCAGATGGGAAATTGCTTATTCCCGGCTTAAAAAACGAAGTGATAAGCGCTAAAATGCTGGCCGGAAACACCGGGTTAAAAACCGCAGCGTCCGGTGATGGCCTTGTTATAAATGTTCCTGATAAAGCAACTGATAATATTGCTACAGTAATTAAAGTAGAAGTAAAAGGAGTTATGGGCGGGCAGGAGGCCAATCCAACCGATAAAATGAAAACAGGCGCGCTTGATTAA
- a CDS encoding heparin lyase I family protein, giving the protein MKWKLTMAFKSRAFLMMILLFANNLLKAQVVLKADGSDDAYQQISHVLGGDACEVPDCVHHIKHITEAFDKQLNEYVFVFHSHAKEDNDRCRNFDRERVEIKTYGPSAAKLKGEHGETVIYKWKFKIDSGFKAQPTFTHIHQIKAGDGDAGAPIITFTPRFGEPDQFEIIHTGSAKGTSQGVLTRVSLADFKGNWVEVTEKLHYDSQGTYSVEIKRVADNKTLLSYANTNIDLWRNGTSFCRPKWGVYRSLKSPAYIRDEDVSFADIAILEQ; this is encoded by the coding sequence ATGAAATGGAAATTAACTATGGCTTTTAAAAGCCGGGCATTTTTAATGATGATATTGCTGTTTGCGAACAACCTGCTTAAAGCGCAGGTTGTTTTAAAAGCAGATGGAAGCGATGATGCGTATCAGCAAATATCGCATGTATTAGGTGGTGATGCCTGCGAGGTGCCTGATTGCGTACATCATATTAAACATATTACCGAAGCCTTTGATAAACAGTTAAATGAATACGTTTTTGTTTTTCATAGCCACGCTAAGGAAGATAATGACCGCTGCCGGAATTTCGACAGGGAGCGGGTAGAGATCAAAACCTACGGGCCATCTGCCGCTAAACTGAAGGGTGAACATGGCGAAACTGTGATTTATAAATGGAAGTTTAAAATTGACAGCGGCTTTAAAGCGCAGCCAACTTTTACCCATATCCACCAGATAAAAGCCGGAGATGGGGATGCCGGAGCCCCGATCATAACTTTTACACCCCGGTTTGGTGAACCTGATCAATTTGAAATAATTCATACCGGTTCGGCAAAAGGAACTTCGCAAGGGGTTTTAACCCGCGTTAGCCTGGCCGATTTTAAAGGTAACTGGGTAGAGGTGACCGAAAAGCTGCATTATGACAGCCAGGGTACTTACAGTGTGGAGATTAAACGGGTTGCCGATAATAAGACGCTGCTTAGCTATGCCAATACCAATATTGACTTGTGGCGAAACGGTACCTCATTTTGCCGGCCTAAATGGGGAGTGTACCGGAGCTTAAAAAGCCCGGCGTACATCAGGGATGAGGATGTAAGTTTTGCTGACATAGCTATCCTTGAGCAATGA
- a CDS encoding helix-turn-helix domain-containing protein: MKPHLLKVSAGPAQSFSVRQDLLPCINNRWHYHPEIELIHFKKGSGTQFIGDNIRQFNAGDIVMVGSYLPHYWRFDDMYFSQDNDNTGVDIRVAHFSENFWGNGFLQLPENKLIKTTIEKARRGIQITGKTKKTIAKIMEMMLTAGGSKKIILLMEALNAIAECDQAGCLSSIGFNPNVEKSQNDCINVIYEYSLANFKNKIHMDELADLVGISPNSFCRYFKSRTSKTYSKFLLEIRVGQACKLLIENKLPLKQLCYESGFNNFTNFHKYFKLITGKSPLNYQKEFIQVRSNSLYE, from the coding sequence ATGAAGCCACATTTACTGAAAGTATCAGCAGGCCCTGCTCAATCCTTTAGCGTGAGGCAAGACCTTCTTCCCTGCATTAATAACCGGTGGCATTATCACCCCGAAATAGAGCTGATCCACTTCAAAAAGGGCAGCGGGACACAATTTATCGGCGATAATATCCGGCAGTTTAATGCCGGTGATATTGTAATGGTAGGATCTTATCTGCCACATTACTGGCGGTTTGATGATATGTATTTTTCGCAGGATAATGATAACACAGGGGTTGATATCCGTGTGGCTCATTTCAGCGAAAATTTTTGGGGCAATGGATTTTTACAGCTTCCGGAAAATAAGCTGATCAAAACTACGATAGAGAAAGCCAGGCGTGGGATCCAGATTACCGGCAAAACAAAAAAGACTATTGCTAAAATTATGGAAATGATGCTTACTGCCGGAGGATCAAAAAAGATAATTTTGTTGATGGAAGCCTTAAACGCAATTGCCGAATGTGATCAGGCGGGTTGTTTGTCATCAATAGGGTTTAACCCCAACGTTGAGAAATCACAAAATGATTGTATTAATGTGATCTATGAATACTCATTGGCAAACTTCAAAAATAAAATACACATGGATGAGCTTGCCGACCTGGTTGGGATCAGTCCAAATTCTTTTTGCCGTTATTTTAAATCACGTACGAGCAAAACCTATTCTAAATTTTTACTGGAGATCAGGGTTGGGCAGGCCTGCAAGTTGCTCATAGAAAATAAGTTGCCCTTAAAGCAGCTGTGCTACGAAAGCGGCTTTAATAATTTTACAAATTTTCATAAGTACTTTAAGCTTATTACCGGTAAAAGTCCTTTAAACTATCAAAAAGAGTTTATCCAGGTAAGGTCGAACTCATTATATGAATAA